The following coding sequences lie in one Benincasa hispida cultivar B227 chromosome 6, ASM972705v1, whole genome shotgun sequence genomic window:
- the LOC120079070 gene encoding uncharacterized mitochondrial protein AtMg00810-like yields MDVKSAFLNGILEEEVYVEQPLGYEVKVFTENNPSMFDEFKREMAKDFEITDIGLMSYYLGIEVKQGEDGIFISQEGYVKKVLKKFNMNDANPFGTPMECGVKITKQDGGEKVNSTYFKSLVESLRYLTCTRPDIFYSVGIISRFMEEPTTTHCKMTKMIFRYIKGTIGYGLFYVSSSNFDIVGYCDSDWSSDLDD; encoded by the exons AATGGAATTCTTGAGGAAGAAGTCTATGTGGAACAACCATTGGGTTATGAAGTCAAGG taTTTACCGAAAACAATCCTAGCATGTTTGATGAGTTCAAAAGAGAGATGGCAAAGGACTTTGAAATAACGGACATTGGTCTCATGAGTTACTATCTTGGGATTGAGGTCAAACAAGGTGAAGATGGGATTTTTATATCCCAAGAGGGCTATGTTAAAAAAGTGCTCAAGAAGTTCAATATGAATGATGCTAATCCATTTGGAACCCCGATGGAATGTGGAGTCAAAATCACTAAGCAAGATGGAGGAGAGAAGGTAAATTCTACATATTTTAAAAGCTTGGTTGAAAGTTTGAGATACTTGACATGTACAAGACCGGATATTTTTTATTCGGTTGGAATTATTAGTCGATTTATGGAGGAACCGACAACAACACATtgcaaaatgacaaaaatgataTTTCGCTACATCAAAGGGACGATTGGGTATGGTCTTTTCtatgtctcttctagcaattttGATATTGTTGGTTATTGTGATAGTGATTGGAGTAGTGATTTGGATGATTGA
- the LOC120080419 gene encoding protein NRT1/ PTR FAMILY 5.10-like, whose protein sequence is MEPGTPLLRQTVEGAVDFKGQPVLRFSSGGWRSASFMIGVEVAERFAYYGIGSNLITYLTGPLGQSVATAAETVNIWSGISMLLTLLGAFLADSFFGRYRTILFSSAIYVLGLSLLSFSAMLPTTTSPQNSQFQLLLFFVSLYLIGIGQGGHKPCVQAFGADQFDALDPQEAKSKSSFFNWWFFGVCAGTFVAILLVTYTEENLSWSLGFGIPCIMMIIASFLFLLGTNTYRYTIKTYDKTPFLRIGRVFVSAIRNWRASSTVIFDEEGNGRDLSQQNAGQFRFLNKACIVPKDSNKCGMMCSVSEVEEAKAVLRIFPIWITVLVFAIVFSQDSTFFTKQGATMDRSILSGFIIPAAALDAFVPLSIVIFVTIYDLLFVPIARAFTGIQSGITTLQRIGTGLVVSAISMLVATMVERKRLRIADKHGLVDKPDITIPISFWWLVPQYTLFGLAEVFTLVGLQEFFYDQVPTDLKSMGLAFYTSVLGMGSILSSLLVSVIDEVTGGSEQNSWFSNNLNKAHLDYFYLLLSGLSVVAFVAFLFVSKSHVHSR, encoded by the exons ATGGAGCCGGGAACTCCACTTCTCAGGCAGACTGTAGAGGGCGCCGTGGATTTCAAAGGTCAGCCAGTCCTCCGATTCAGCTCCGGTGGTTGGAGGTCCGCCTCTTTCATGATAG GAGTGGAGGTGGCGGAGAGATTTGCTTACTACGGAATCGGCTCCAATCTCATAACTTACCTGACCGGCCCACTCGGCCAGTCTGTGGCCACCGCCGCCGAGACTGTTAACATCTGGTCAGGCATCTCCATGCTACTCACTCTCCTCGGAGCCTTTCTCGCCGATTCCTTCTTCGGACGATATCGCaccattcttttttcttctgcAATTTACGTCttg GGACTATCATTACTCTCTTTCTCTGCCATGCTTCCTACAACCACCTCTCCCCAAAATTCCCAGTTTCAGCTTCTCTTGTTCTTCGTCTCCCTGTATCTTATAGGGATAGGCCAAGGTGGGCACAAGCCTTGTGTACAGGCTTTTGGAGCCGATCAATTCGATGCCCTAGATCCCCAAGAGGCCAAATCCAAAAGCTCCTTCTTCAATTGGTGGTTTTTTGGTGTGTGCGCTGGTACCTTTGTAGCCATTCTGTTGGTAACATATACAGAGGAGAACCTTAGTTGGAGTTTGGGATTTGGAATTCCTTGTATTATGATGATCATTGCATCCTTTTTGTTTCTACTTGGGACCAACACATATCGTTATACCATCAAAACCTATGATAAGACCCCATTTCTGAGAATCGGTCGGGTTTTTGTGTCTGCAATTAGGAATTGGAGAGCTTCTTCAACAGTCATCTTTGATGAAGAAGGAAATGGTCGAGATTTATCACAACAGAATGCTGGGCAGTTCAG ATTTCTTAACAAAGCTTGCATTGTGCCGAAGGATTCCAACAAATGTGGAATGATGTGCAGTGTCAGCGAGGTTGAAGAAGCAAAGGCAGTTCTTAGAATTTTTCCAATATGGATTACGGTGCTTGTATTTGCTATTGTGTTTTCACAGGATTCTACATTCTTCACCAAGCAAGGGGCTACAATGGATAGATCAATTTTATCAGGCTTTATCATTCCTGCTGCTGCACTCGATGCATTTGTTCCACTTTCGATCGTTATCTTTGTTACCATCTATGATCTTCTATTTGTTCCTATAGCCAGAGCTTTTACAGGAATACAATCCGGCATCACGACACTGCAGCGTATAGGAACTGGGCTGGTTGTGTCTGCCATTTCAATGTTGGTTGCAACCATGGTTGAGAGGAAAAGATTAAGAATTGCAGACAAACACGGTCTGGTTGATAAGCCTGACATAACAATTCCAATAAGCTTTTGGTGGCTAGTTCCTCAATATACCTTGTTTGGTTTGGCTGAAGTTTTTACATTGGTTGGTCTCCAAGAGTTTTTCTACGATCAAGTTCCAACAGATTTGAAAAGCATGGGGCTTGCCTTTTATACTAGCGTCTTGGGCATGGGAAGCATTTTAAGCAGTCTTTTAGTTTCTGTTATTGATGAAGTAACTGGAGGTAGTGAGCAGAATAGTTGGTTTTCCAACAATCTGAACAAGGCGCATCTTGACTACTTTTATTTGCTATTGTCTGGGCTCAGTGTTGTAGCGTTTGTTGCTTTCCTATTTGTTTCCAAATCTCATGTACATAGTAGGTGA
- the LOC120080418 gene encoding protein NRT1/ PTR FAMILY 5.10-like: MDLIDSTDHTTPLLTDMVDGAVDYKCQPLLRSSSATWSSASFIIGMEVAERFAFYGIGANLITYLTGPLRISVVAAAEIVNFWSGTSMLLTLFGAFLADSFFGRYRTIVFASISYLLGLGLLVLSTLLPTANSSICAIPNKFTTCSAPKLHLILFFVSLSLIGIAQGGHRPCVQAFGADQFDPQNPQEAKFKSSFFNWWYFGACFGIVVAIPTISYAQENLSWTVGFGIPCVSMLTGFVLFLLGTNTYRFNSLKQSDKSPFLRIGRVFVASIRNWRASASTITFQNEQTAKDLSNSQQFKFLNKACIIVPIDSNQNAMASSISELEEAKAILRILIIWVTVVVFTIAFSQDATFFTKQAATLDRSIMSSFIIPAASLEALISFTIVIFIVVYDLLFVPIAKTVTGNPSGITTLQRIGTGMVISTISMAVASLVEKKRLGTALEHGLIDRPDMTIPMRFWWLVPQYVLNGLADVFTVVGLQELCYDQVPKDLKSVGPAIFISILGMGNILSSLLISVIDTATKANGHRSWFSNNLNNAHLDYFYLLLAALSVLGFIAFLFVAKSHVYNNS, encoded by the exons ATGGACCTCATCGACTCGACGGACCACACAACTCCGCTGCTTACGGACATGGTTGACGGCGCCGTTGATTATAAATGTCAACCACTCCTGAGATCCTCCTCCGCCACTTGGAGCTCCGCATCTTTCATCATAG GGATGGAGGTTGCTGAGAGATTTGCTTTTTATGGAATCGGCGCCAACCTCATAACCTACTTGACAGGCCCGCTTCGCATTTCCGTCGTTGCTGCGGCCGAGATTGTCAATTTCTGGTCTGGCACCTCCATGCTCCTCACTCTCTTTGGAGCATTTCTTGCTGATTCCTTCTTCGGTCGATACCGTACTATTGTTTTTGCATCTATTTCGTACCTTTTG GGACTGGGGTTGTTGGTCCTGTCTACGCTGCTTCCTACTGCAAACTCCTCCATCTGCGCAATCCCTAACAAATTCACGACCTGTTCCGCTCCCAAGCTTCatctcattttattcttcgTCTCTCTGAGTCTAATTGGGATAGCACAGGGTGGCCACAGGCCCTGCGTGCAGGCTTTTGGAGCCGATCAGTTTGATCCCCAAAATCCCCAAGAGGCCAAATTCAAGAGCTCCTTCTTCAACTGGTGGTATTTTGGTGCTTGCTTTGGAATCGTGGTGGCCATTCCGACTATATCATATGCGCAGGAGAATCTTAGTTGGACTGTGGGATTCGGAATTCCTTGTGTTTCAATGCTCACTGGTTTCGTTCTTTTTCTACTTGGGACCAACACTTACCGATTTAATAGCCTGAAGCAGTCGGATAAGAGCCCATTTTTGAGAATTGGTCGAGTGTTTGTGGCTTCTATTAGGAATTGGAGAGCTTCTGCCTCAACAATCACCTTTCAAAACGAGCAAACTGCCAAAGATTTGTCTAATTCTCAACAATTCAA GTTTCTCAACAAAGCTTGCATTATTGTTCCCATTGATTCAAACCAAAATGCAATGGCTTCTAGCATCAGTGAGCTTGAAGAAGCAAAGGCAATTCTCAGAATTCTTATAATATGGGTTACAGTTGTTGTGTTTACCATTGCGTTCTCACAAGATGCCACCTTCTTCACCAAACAAGCAGCTACATTGGACAGATCAATTATGTCGAGTTTCATCATTCCTGCCGCTTCACTCGAAGCACTTATTTCTTTCACAATCGTTATCTTTATCGTGGTCTATGATCTTTTGTTTGTTCCCATTGCCAAAACAGTTACAGGAAATCCATCTGGCATAACAACATTGCAAAGAATAGGAACTGGGATGGTCATATCTACTATCTCTATGGCGGTGGCTTCTCTGGTCGAGAAAAAACGTTTGGGAACCGCACTCGAGCATGGTCTGATTGATAGACCTGACATGACAATTCCAATGAGGTTCTGGTGGTTGGTTCCTCAATATGTGTTGAACGGTTTGGCTGATGTTTTTACAGTAGTTGGGCTTCAAGAGCTGTGCTATGATCAAGTTCCAAAGGATTTGAAAAGTGTTGGACCTGCCATTTTTATCAGTATACTTGGTATGGGAAACATCTTAAGCAGCCTTTTGATATCAGTCATTGATACAGCAACTAAAGCCAATGGGCATCGCAGCTGGTTTTCCAACAATCTTAACAATGCACATCTTGATTACTTTTACCTCCTATTGGCTGCCCTTAGTGTTCTTGGCTTCATTGCCTTCCTTTTTGTTGCCAAATCCCACGTTTATAACAACAGCTGA
- the LOC120080417 gene encoding protein NRT1/ PTR FAMILY 5.10-like, whose product MKEEFGGDEGFTQVSLCLCLCLCLCRIIYTFIQIQVLSDLCISFPIMDDMDDSGRPLILNEAVQGSVDHRGRPSQRSESGGWRAAGMIIGVEIAERLAFFGISTNLVTYLTVEMGQSMATAAQNVNLWMGTASLLPLLAASFADSFLGRYLTILLASALYILGLALLTLSAMLASPNSFQGSASAATGGSSRPVLEVVLFFSALYLVAFAQGGHKPCVQAFGCDQFDGEHPQEYIAKCSFFNWWYFATTLGSFIALIILSYIQDNLGWGLGFGIPCISSVAALVVFLLGTRTYRFLTVANNKEKPFMRIGRVFVNAARNWRTTSSDVVILEEGQDAMLYQRAGQLRFLNKALVAPMDSDKDGKTCNIAEVEEAKGILRLIPIWIASLAYAIVLSQCSTFFVKQGSTMDRSITPNFQIPAATIQCFACIAVVLFVPIYDRLLVPTARILTLKPSGISMLQRIGVGMFISTLSMVVAALVELKRLSVAQEHGLTHDPNATIPIAIWWLTPQLLLLGVSSVFTMVGLQEFFYDQVSTELRSVGLALYLSIFGVGNLLSGVLVSAIEDATGGHGRSGWFANNINSAHLDYFYWLLAGIGEVGLLAFMYFANSYLYKYNIERSTV is encoded by the exons ATGAAAGAAGAGTTTGGTGGAGACGAGGGTTTCACCCAAGTGTCCCTCTGCCTCTGCCTCTGCCTCTGCCTCTGCCGCATAATATATACATTTATTCAAATTCAAGTGCTATCTGATCTCTGCATTTCATTTCCCATTATGGATGATATGGATGATTCCGGAAGGCCGCTGATATTAAACGAGGCCGTGCAGGGCTCTGTCGACCACCGAGGGCGTCCGAGCCAGCGATCAGAGTCCGGGGGGTGGAGGGCGGCGGGGATGATAATTGGGGTTGAAATTGCGGAGCGGTTGGCATTCTTCGGGATAAGCACAAATCTAGTAACCTACTTGACAGTGGAGATGGGGCAGTCCATGGCCACCGCCGCCCAGAATGTAAATCTCTGGATGGGAACCGCGTCTTTGCTCCCACTGCTTGCCGCCTCTTTCGCCGATTCCTTCCTCGGACGCTACCTTACAATTCTCCTCGCCTCCGCTCTTTACATCCtg GGACTCGCACTGCTGACACTCTCAGCTATGCTTGCTTCACCAAACAGTTTCCAGGGATCAGCTTCGGCCGCCACGGGAGGTTCATCTCGACCTGTTCTTGAGGTCGTGTTGTTCTTCAGCGCTTTGTACTTGGTGGCATTTGCACAAGGTGGACACAAGCCTTGTGTTCAGGCATTTGGTTGTGATCAATTTGATGGGGAACATCCTCAAGAATACATAGCCAAATGCTCTTTCTTCAACTGGTGGTACTTTGCCACTACTCTTGGATCCTTCATTGCTCTCATTATTTTAAGCTACATTCAAGACAACCTCGGTTGGGGTCTCGGCTTTGGCATCCCCTGCATCTCCTCGGTAGCTGCTCTCGTCGTGTTCTTGCTTGGGACTCGAACTTACCGTTTCTTAACGGTGGCCAACAATAAGGAGAAACCATTCATGAGAATTGGTCGGGTTTTCGTCAATGCGGCCCGAAATTGGAGAACGACATCTTCGGACGTTGTTATTTTGGAGGAAGGTCAAGATGCAATGCTTTATCAAAGAGCTGGACAATTGAG GTTCCTTAACAAGGCCTTGGTTGCTCCAATGGACTCCGATAAAGATGGAAAAACGTGTAACATAGCGGAGGTTGAGGAAGCAAAAGGTATCCTAAGGCTGATTCCCATTTGGATAGCAAGCTTGGCATATGCCATCGTTTTATCACAATGCTCTACCTTCTTTGTCAAGCAAGGTTCCACCATGGACAGATCAATCACACCAAACTTCCAAATACCCGCTGCTACAATCCAATGCTTTGCCTGCATTGCGGTTGTGCTCTTCGTTCCAATCTATGACCGACTCCTAGTTCCGACAGCTAGAATATTAACCCTCAAACCCTCTGGAATCTCAATGCTCCAAAGAATTGGAGTTGGGATGTTCATATCCACTCTTTCAATGGTGGTCGCCGCTCTTGTTGAACTCAAAAGATTATCAGTCGCTCAAGAACACGGCTTAACTCATGACCCTAATGCTACAATTCCTATCGCCATCTGGTGGCTAACTCCTCAGCTCCTCCTCCTAGGAGTTTCGAGCGTTTTCACAATGGTAGGTTTGCAGGAGTTCTTCTACGACCAAGTTTCGACCGAGCTCAGGAGTGTGGGACTTGCACTGTATCTGAGCATCTTCGGGGTGGGGAACTTGCTCAGCGGTGTTCTTGTATCCGCCATTGAAGATGCAACTGGTGGACATGGAAGGTCTGGCTGGTTTGCTAACAACATAAATAGCGCGCATCTTGACTACTTTTATTGGCTTCTTGCTGGCATTGGTGAGGTGGGATTACTTGCATTCATGTATTTTGCTAACTCGTATCTATATAAATACAACATAGAAAGATCAACAGTATAA